In the genome of Malania oleifera isolate guangnan ecotype guangnan chromosome 5, ASM2987363v1, whole genome shotgun sequence, the window ttgtgtgtgtgtgtgagaaagagagagggtaTGGACTGATGGATGGCaaagatatatttcaaataaaactCCGTACCCTAGTTTcaggttcggggtgttacacctCCTCTAACAATTTCCAAAAGTCTCATAAGTACTAGGAAGAGCAAATTCCAGAAGTGATCCAACCCACCACCAATTCCAAAtcgctttcaatacaaatattttgaTAACCCAACTCTTTACGAAGTCGAACACCACAATTAAGAGCCTGCAATTCCGCTCCATTGTTAGTACCTGACTCAAATTTTTTAGAGAAAGCGGCCTTAATATTACTTAAAGAGACGCGGAtaataccaccaccaccacaagaacTCGGATTTCCTCCACAAGAGCCATATATGTTTATTTTCAATCAACTTACAGGAGATTTTTCCCAAACTACTTTTCGAGGAGTTCTAATCTTTGGAGATATCATTTTCACTTTGAACTCTTTCAATAAATTCTTATCGATAGCAAGCAGGGATCCCTTCACTCCTTCTGCAATTTTCATGAGTCAAAACCTCACTGATAATCAAACTGCATTCCCTGATTCATACTTATCTTTCATGCAGACTTTACAACGTTTAAGCCATAGGCTCcaagaaattatagtaggtaacAAACCGATAATTGTACCTTTGAGGATTGATTTTTTGGCACATCtgaaccatctactaattttcaccctctaaggttcatcatcaaaatttagaattcctAAGGTTCATCATCAAGGTTCATCATCAAAATCTAACATCTAAACTCTAGGCTCCTAAAATGCAGTCCAACGTTTGGAACCCAAGATCACATAGTTACTTGTGTTTGGGAGTTAGAGTTTGGAAGTTGAATTTATATTTATGTGGatttgaacaaaaaaaaatataatataaaattatattaagttttaTCCCAATGCACTTAAAACTAATTCTAAGGGGCAACATATATGATCTCAAACACGAAGTAAGTGATTTTAAGTGATGATTATCAAGTTTTAACTAAACAGCCACATACAATCACCCATAAATTTAGAATTCGGTCAGTTGTCTAAGATTTAATGTCACTTAATCTAATCTTCTTTAAGTTCTTTCTCAATCAATTCTTAAATAAGAATAGTGTATCCACCATCTTCTTAAATTTCATCATCTTATAAAGTTGTGCTTAGTTATTCATTGTTTTggcaaataaatttaaaatttaggaTATATTGATGGCATTTCAAATCTTGTCTCCTACGCCATTTCACGTAAACATTAATAATTAAACACTATTTGTAGGTCATGATTATTTGAAAAGTTCTAATGACATAGTTAAAGTTTGGAACTTTTGTGGTGGAGGTTTTCAATTCAGACCATGAGAGGGTTGGGAAAGGGTATGAAGGAAATAGATTACCTCCAATGCAGCCTAGGACTAGTGTGATCTTCCTTTgaccaaataaaaataataaaaaaaaaattaaaataaacaactTTACGCTTTTTAACATTTCAGTAATTTAATGAGTCTTCCTAAGCCAGAAATCAATGTAAAATGATAACCAACATGAATATTATTGATTTATTGTACATGTTGAGACAAGGTGGCAGCAGTGCCACTCCTGCACCTCAACATTGTGTTTTAATCCAATTAAAAATCATGTTGTGAATTACTGACATTGGGAGGATGGAGCATAGCTTATTTTATGGATCTGTGTAGATATAAAATGCAACAACACATGGCATTCAGATGGGCCAACAATTTTGCAGATTTAAACAATTAGGTGATGAGTTGGTCGGCCTGCTGGGGGGAAGACACTGCACAAACATCGCCGAGATCGCTCCGAATCCGAATCAAAATAAAATTGCTTGCCTCTCATTGAGATTCCTCATGTCTTCTTTTTCCCATCCCCATGTTCATATAGACCAGATGCCAGTGTAGGAAGGCAAATTGCTAGACTCACTTGCAGCAGATTCAGGTTTTAGAACTTCGTTTTGTTTCAATGGCGGCCTCTCCTTTGAACCCAAAAGCCAATTATCATGTATGCTCCATCAGTCTACCTTCAAGACCTCACCCACTTAACCTTCAATTTGAAGAGCATTTGTGCAGATTGAGAGCTTGTGAGGGCACTAGCTCTTCAACACTGCCATCAATATGTGAAAATATAGGTGTCCTTACGGATTTGTTCGACTGTGCCCACGATTTGCTTCTATTGCCACACATCCAACAACAAACCTCAGCCCAGGAGTGCCACAAACAATTTGTTGATAATGCATTGGATGGATCCCTTAGGCCATGGATGTGTGTGGCACTGCCCAGGATGCCTTGCTGCAGACAAAGGAAAACACACAAGAACTTCAATCAATTCTGCAGAGAAGGCGGGGTGGTGAACTTGGGCTGGCGGATGAGATAGGAGACTACCTTTGGTGAGAAGAGGAAGAGGGGAATTAAGAAGTACCTGAGAAAATTGAAGGGTGTGGAAAACAAATGCAGCTTTTCTCCTTTGGACAGCAGCCATGAAATTGTGGCCATGGCTAGCATGTTTACAGACTTGGAAGCAGTTGCTTTCTCTGTGTCTGAATCCCTCTTGTCCTACATTTCTGGACTAAAGGTGAAGTTGAGGCCGAGCGGTTGGTCATTGGTTTCCAAGTTGATGCACAAGAagtgttgggttatttccttccatgtggagaaAAGCctaagtgggctttattaaaagaccAAAGCCTAACCCTTTTAGTAtggaaaacctaaaggaagttgtaaaaagagaggggagaagagaggagccgtcacttctcaaaagaaagagagaaaaacgtggttttttctcatgctgcccagatttcatcaagactccgatcccgcttcgtctgtggtccgatcgagctgaaatttggaggataGGTTCAcaactcaaggagctacaatctgaacggtggaaATCGGATTTGGAGCTCGGGAGTTGGGGTTTTTGCCCGTGAATAGTAACCGaaaatttggtatattctctccaattctctttgtatttgccaagattgtagatatcttgataagagatttttgtatcctctaattatgattagagaagactttgtgtacccattatttgattgatagtggataTTTTAACTGAACTAGGTctcgtggtttttcttcctcacaccggggaagttttccacgtaaaaaactgTTTGtattcttgtggcttggtgtgattgattatttctcttattatttccagCACATATAAAAGTatagatacactatatttgcttgcatatagggagaagaattattcctcTATGATTGTTTATTGATgtctctcccaacaaagtggtatcagagcccagtttCCAGATTGTTAGGTTGacagtttgagttatggaagcaaatactagtagaatgattaatctcaatggtttaaattatcacatatggaaaggaaaaatggaggatcttctttatgtgaaagattattacctaccagtatttagtgctgaaaaaccagaaaaaaagtctgatgtggaatggactttgttacatcgacaggTGTGTGGTTATATCAGGCAAtaggtagatgataatgttttgaaccatattagtggagaaacaaatgcacgttctctatggcataagcttgaacagttatatgctagaaagactggaaataataagttgtttctgattaaacaatgatgactttgaggtaccAAGATGGGACTCTTTTAtctgatcacctgaatacattccaaggaattattaatcagttgtCTGGAAtaggtattaagtttgatgatgagatacaagggttatggttgcttggttcattaccggaCTTGTGGGAGACCctcagaacttcattgtctaactctactccagaaggtgtaatcacaatggatatggccaagagctgtttgctaaatgaagagatgagaagaaaaacacaggggTCCTCTTCATAGTCAGAGATTTTGGTTACAaaaaagagggggagaagtaagagtaGAGGTCCAAAGAGCAGAGATAACagcagaagcaagtccaacaagtttgcaaatgttgagtgtcatcattgcgagaaaaagggacacatcaagaaatattgcaggcaattgaagagagaaaagaagaatgagaaagggaagggaatgaagaatggagatgacaaagatggtgatgataaagttgctactaccactcctgcaaaattcctcattgtttatgatgatgagatgataaatgttgcatatcatGAGATCAGTTGGGTGATTGATAGTGGTGCCTTCATTCATACTACATCTCGGAAGgatttctttacatcctatagatctggtgactttggaacagtaaagATGGGAAACGATGACTTgattaaagtcattggaattggggatgtatatctgaagacaaataatggcaagagtttagttcttagagatgtgaagcatattcctgacattcgtttgaatttgatttttgcaggtaaacttgatgacgaagggtactgcagcacttttagtgatggccagtggaagctcaccaggggtgctatggttgtggctcgaggcatgaagcactctgcattgtacattttgcaagcaaagatctccaacgacattattaatgcgatggaggataatggtatagCAGAGTTATGGCACAAGAGACTagctcacatgagtgagaaaggattaactctactggggaagaaaagtctactatgtggactaaaaagtacacttctgaaaaggtgtactcattgtttgtcagggaagcagagtagagtttccttcaagaattcccctcattcgagaaagtTAGAGATATTGGATTTAATACATTcggatgtgtgtggccctatgaagacgagaacacttggtggctccagatactttgtgaccttcatagatgatcatttaaggaagttgtgggtatatatcttaaagtcaaaagaccaagtgttggctgagtttaagaaatttcaagccctagttgagagacagactgggaaaaaactgaggtgcatccggactgacaacggtggagagtattctggtccatttgatgagtattgcagacagcaaggtattcggcatcaaaagactcctccaaaaactcctcaattgaatggcatagTAGAAAGGACAAACATAACACtgcttgagagagtgagatgtttgctttcacaagctcggttgccaaaatcattttagggggaggcattgagcactgtagttcatgtgttgaatcttataccctgtgttcctctacagtttgatgtgccataccgagtttggacaggtaaggatgtttcctataatcatttacgtgtttttgggtgcaaagcatttgtgcatattccaaaagatgaaaggtccaaacttgatgagaaaacacgacagtgtatattccttggctatgGTCAAGATGTatttggatacaagctttatgatccagttgagaagaaaattgtgagaagcagagatgtcgtgtttgtagaagattagacaattcaggatattgagaaggcaGAGAAACCTATGTCTCAGCAGGGTGACAGTTTAACTGATGTGGATCtagttcctttgaagaatttttcatctcaaattgAGAATAATGTTCAGGATGACCACTAAGGTAGAGGTGATAtggatgttcccttacaggttcagggagatgttgagactgatAAGCGGTTGACAGTGCTAGAGATTCCATATAGGAGGTCAGCCagagaccgacatccttccactcggtattcagcagaacaatatgtgttattgactgacgggagagagccccagtgttttgccgaagccatggaagatgaacacaagacaaagtgggttgaggccatgcaagatgagatgcagtcattgtatgataaccaaac includes:
- the LOC131156072 gene encoding uncharacterized protein LOC131156072; this translates as MGANDIGGGGQAVEGSLTRMDPRDEDMEVEGRDDSATSSEEDIDTSMMLRGIARQAMDVCGTAQDALLQTKENTQELQSILQRRRGGELGLADEIGDYLCFSPLDSSHEIVAMASMFTDLEAVAFSVSESLLSYISGLKVKLRPSGWSLVSKLMHKKCWVISFHVEKSLSGLY